TAAGGAAAATGTTCTACGCTGTACGTACGTGGAATGGTGTTTGTATGCTATGCTTAGACTAAGTCTTAGCGGGCAAAAGAGGGACATGGACTAACTCATATTAGagtggttttatttttgttctttctctTTACAGAACTCTTCACAGTCTATATATCATATGCGCTGCTCGTCATGAAGTCTGCGCAACAAAAACatataggcatatacatgttaaaataaaaactgtgatTTGACTCCTCTAGTAggtatgtcacatgttttctttcaaacttCAGTGTTGAGGAGAAAACGTTGGACATGATTCactgaaaacgtcaatgttataaaaaggaCGGCCTATGTTTTAACAGAAACGTATTTAATGCGTTTAATAGTGTTTAAtcccaccatatacatgtacatgtaacgcgTTTATGGATAAGACGTCTGTGTTCAGATAAAAACAGCAAGGCGTTTGCACATTGATGTGTGTTTTTACCCTCATGAATAATACCTTTTCACGTCTTTTCTAGTACATGTTTCCAAAATGACAACTAAGATAGATGGCTCAGAAAACTGGACGCCTTCGACTGAGGACGTCACGCATAAAGAAAAGAAGCTGAGTTGGGCAACCTGTCGCCATGACAAACAGTTCCGATCGAAACTAAAACACACTCTGTTTTACCTGGCGTCGTTTAATGCTGTGGTAAGCATGTACCCCTAATACGTTAGAATTTAGTGAATTGTCTTTCAGTCCATCCACACTGCAGAAAAAGCATTTTCTGCCTGAAATGCTTTTCTGAAATTACAATCGCTACGACATATACCTGCATAACAGATAAGGCATTTAAGGGACTGTGGtgctaattttattaataaaactgGTATTTAGGAATTTGACATTGGATTTGTTTCACCGGATAACGGTATGCACAGTAATGTAGATATATATCGCTTATTACACAagcttttattgtttttattaaaaaataagtgCTGTTTTAAGTCAGAAAGCCTGTCTGGCGAAAGTCTGTGGTTTATTCCGGATAATTCGGATTTTACTACtcgtaaaaaattcttgaggacTTCGTTAAACATCTTTCAAATCAAACGAAATCATAATCAGTCGAGTATGTGCATTGAGTTCGTTTTCTCTTTCTTTATCCATTGACAGGGTTGCGTTATCGGGCTGCTGGGGCCAACATTTCTTGATCTGCAGATAATCTCTAATACTAACGTCGAACAAGCAGCACGCGTCTTCACCAGTCAGTCCGCTGGTCACATGGCCGGAACTCTCGCGAGCGGTTTCCTGTACGATCGCTTGAACCGTGACCTCCTTCTCGTGGTTGCCTTAGTGCTGTGCTCCCTGTCAACAATATCCATTCCATGGTGCTCCATTTTTATTGCCATGATCGCTGCGTTTGCCATGAGAGGCCTCGCTCTTGGCTTGATCGACACGGGTAAGCTCTCTTCCATTCCAGTGAGATGTGTTTGTAGGCTTCTTATTTCGGTCAAATCATGGCGGTGGATGCGTTCCGTTGGTCGTTCTGACTGCTACTGGTAGCAGACTCAGAGGCTATTGCAGACTGTGACATAACAGTTTTCCTTCATATTAGTCTCCCCTGGCTTTACGCGACCGAACGCATCCCCTTGTTGCATGATGGTCTTTGTATTTTCGACGTTACAACATCgtggttacctccctttgtgaCGAGACGTCATCGCTTTACGGCACGTTGGCGCATACCATTGCGTTTAAACATGAGCGGAAGTATACAATAATAAAAGCTATCTCCCAAAGACCACTTTTATTACCCTATTTATCTTTGGAAATcctcttaaaaatatttcaggaaataatGGTCATTTTTCGTGGAAAATTTTCATTATGGTACATGCATGCTACCTCCCATGTGAAAATGAACTGATTTCCCCCGCCATCGACGACATCACGACATAAAGGGAAGTATCTAACTTCGCAGCGCCTAAATTCCGAACTTAGTTATGGCTATTTCAGACACCcttatgcatttatttgtatatttatttatttgtttagttatttatgtacactaattggtgtttcacgtcgtattCGACGATAATTCACTTCTATGAAGGCGGCCGTCATAACGGCcggaggaaatcgggcaaagTCCGGGGGGAATAGACAACCATCTACGgatcttcccacgtgcgacaCGAAAGGCAGACAGTTTTATGGTAGCGTCTCCCCAGAAACCCTGTGCTCCCcaaaacaccaaacaccaaAAGGACCTCTCCATTCCCCTTACGTATGTGTATACACTAAACAACGTCGGCATTTACATACTTTTTTATGTCATCTGATTTCCAAACACTACAATTTCGTGGTAACGGCATTCAGGAAAACCTTGCGAGATACTTAAACAAGATCGTGTTACATAAGTTTTCCTTGTCACTCTTCAGTCACGCCAGGTGAGACTCTAGTCTGTCGTGTTTGCGTTCTGAAGACAGGATATATGGACTCAGcttgtgtgtttttattcactttgtaaACCGACTCTATTAATACCACTAACAACTAGATTTACAAGTTTTTACATGAACGCCTTACACAACCAAGCTTGAAAGGACGCGAAATTCTGCTAAAAGATCTTCTTTTCCAAGGCAAACAAatctgacatatttttttttcctttgcatTTTCTCCAGCCGTTTGCACAGCCAACCCTCACCCTCTACatttgtcaaaacatctgtcaaCGAATTTAGGTCACGTCCCAGGTCCTAGGTGTATTGACTACGTGTATATTGAATATACTTTGAATTGCGCTGACAatgtaaatattatcataaacGCCTTCACACTCGTACATTTTCTGAGCTTGCCAATAGTTCGTTTGTATTTTGCGTATTTGTAAACTGATACCTAAGCGTGAGAGTGCATTAATTCCATCTCCATAGGTCTTAATGTGACTAAAGCGTCGGGCTCCCAGCGGCGATTTTTGACCTGACCTTTGAGGACacctgttcaaatccagctgtcgctGGTTGAGTCGTCAAACCTTTTCGGCAGGTTCTCGGTGATGAATTTGAGCTTGAATATAGTATATATGAACGAATGACagaaatatgtaataaatgaatagataatACAAGGGCGTGTGATAATTTACCtatgagcctctcaccgatgccgtcactgtgggttcaagtctagttcatgctggcttactctccgatcatacgtgggaaagtttgtcagtagcgTGTGGACTGTTTAGGGTTTCCCCGATCTCTTTCCAGTTTCCTCTGACAATATTGCTGGCGGCTTTAAAACTACTGAACTTTTCTTGAGttttgcgtaaaacaccaagcagttaaacaaataaatcaatcaatcaatcaaatgtgACAATTAAAACTGGCAGTAAAATGTCCCGCCTTTAACCGATGTGTTTGCGATATGGTCGCGCGTTGTAGTTTGCACAGCAGTGGCTTTAAGTGAGGAAGCATGTCATAGATGCTTATGTGCGGTTAATAACCGAGATAGCTATGTCGAAGGCTAGAGATTAGAAGGTACGGGATGTCTTCACTTTTGGTCGAACAACCCCACATGGCTGACCTTAAAAGTATTGTAACTATCTTTGTGACAAGTGAAACTATGCAAATAAATCGAGTTCCTGATCTGTGTCCCAGCTATAAGCAAAGTTTGTGATATTGTATCACACACCTCTATGTGCTTTTTATTTGTCAGCTTCATTAGTCGTTCTGCGCGTGCGTGCTAAAGCGCACTCAACACTGCTATTTGGCCTTTTTCTATGTAATGTACATCGTGTCATTCACAGGTTAACCTAgcctatagtctgtttctttaaACTTGTCGTCTATGTTCAACTCTCTGAAAATTCAGCCATAAACTCCACCTTCActgcaaataataaaatagcCATGGCAAGTTTTCGGATATAACCAAAGTTTTATGTCAGTCCTCTTTTCCTTCTCCAGTCTAAAGTCAATTCAATTCTTTTGTAAACAGGCTCCAATTCGGGGACCGTGCAAATCTGGGGGAAAGACAGTGGTCCGTACATGCAAGCCTTGCACTTCTCCTTCGCCGTTGGCGCCATGTTGTCGCCACTGCTTGCAACACCATTTCTCTCAGTGATGTCCCCAGTTGGTAACCATAGCGATGTGACGTCATTTTTGGAGGGAAATATCTCACGTGGAGTTAACGTCTCATTTTCAAGAAATGACGTTGACCCTGCGCAGGTCTATATGTACGATGTTTACCAAAACGAGTCCGGTCCTACTGACAGATTGTTAAACAGCGACATCCGTCCTACCTCAACTCGAGTGCACTACGCCTACCTCATCGTAGGGCTCTGGATTCTCACCACATCATTGCCGTTCTTCATTCGCGTTTGCACCAAGCGACAGCTGCGAATTTCCAAAAAGCGTGATGAGACCCAACACCAAAGAAGCACAATGAAAATACCAGTGAAGATGTGTGCTCTGGCCTTGCTGGGGTCATTCTTATTTCTCTACGCAGGCAGCTTTGACTGTTTTTCAGGATTCCTGATGACATTTGCTGTTAAGCAGCTTGATTGGACGAAGCCCAGTGGTCTCCTTCTGACGTCAGCTTACTGGGCCGCTTTCGCTGTCAGCAGAGGACTCGCCGTCCTAATTGCACGCTTCCTCGGTCCTGACAAAATGATTTTCGGAAACTATATAACACTGATTGGCGCCCTTGTTGGCATTATGTTCGCCTCTATGCACAGTAGTACAGCTATGTGGATCTGCACCGTATTCGTCGGTCTAGCAATGTCGTCTACCTTTCCCGCAGCCTTCACTTGGACTGAGAGGGAGTTGTTTAGGGTGTCAGGAAAACTATCAGCTTTTCTCATTCTGAGCGCTTCCACGGGCACAATGGTACTTCCTGTTCTTCTCGGGTACTTGTTCCAAGAACATTCCAAATTCTGGTATCTTTATCTAGTGTTGGGTTCCGCCATTGCCTGTACGTGTATTTTCGCGATACTTGTGGCCTTGGCAAAATGCCAGAAGTCCCAGTTGTCAGGGCGGGGTGGCGCGGACTTTGTCGAACAGGAAGTGTTTAAAAAGGAAACTTTACTTCGATCAGTGGagagatgaaaataaatgaacaaatgtgcaCTTTCGACACTTCGAGTCGAAACTCGAGATCATTCGACTCATCTAACTCCCTCTTTCCAAGGtaatgttttacatgcatgtaacatcAGTCGCGGTTACACAAATTGGTGGCTCGAGGCCAGCTCGGGACGGGCTTAAACGTTTTCACAAGACCTATGTTGCGTGTTCGTGTCCTCTGTAGAAGACTCAAACGTTTGCGATGTAACAGGTGCGAGTTTGTGTCCTCTGTAGAAGACTCAAACGTTTAATCTACAAATCCAGCTTCAAACAGTTTAAATGCTAACAATCATAAATTGGTGAACTGAATGGTGCAGGTTTCGAACCGGCCTTTTTTAACCGGTCAATTCGACGCTTGTGTAGCCGCGGCTTCTCTCTTGTTTACATGTCCGAATCATACACAATTACCTAAAACAACCATTACCTATGTGctaaaaattaagaaatgaaGTTATCGTTCAAATGTTACACGAGTTTTTAGATCGTCTACGAGATTATCCTCGGTCTAAGCTTCAAGTAAACCTCGCGTAAACCATAAGGAGGGCCCAAGacccaatttttatttttatatttactatTAATGAATGTAATTATAATCTTAATCTTTATCCTGATAAATATTCTTACATATCCTTGATCGATAGCTCGTGCAATATTCTAAATTCGAATGCTTGAACATCTTCATTATCACCGCCGAACCCACTATGTATAAGGGACTGAAGCGGTGACTCTGCTCAGGAGGACAATTATTTCGCACAGTAATTCATTCTGGAAGTAACCGCCATGGTTTTCCTCTAGGTATTGCTTATTAATTGTCAATAAGGCTTATACGGTAAATGGCTTATTATTTCGCTCTTGACTTAGTTAAACATTTTGTCTAATTCGAATTGTTGTGTTGAtcctataaaactgttctaagGTTTGTTGGAAAGGTAGGGTGTTATCTTACTGGCAACGTATGTTTCAGTACCCAGAGGAAACACTTTAggcctctatttgccaaattttaatttatttaccgTAAAGTGGCCATCTTTTGTGATTCATACGGTAATAGCCAACCTTGACCTTGAATCAGCCTCACTAATGTTCGACTTTTTAACCAGATGGTAACCAATAACGCATTGAATATGATATTTATACggagataaatatatatatatataccagaccACTGGAAAATATGGCGAGATCAGTCTTATGAAAATCATCACTAAACCATGGGCTCAACACTGAGcggttagaggaaggaaacaggactggttggtctggtgccagtataatgtgaatgtaaggggtgtcttcggcatgcttcttcagtggtggcagcaatTTAGTGGCATGAACTCGCAATGCCACAGGAAGTCACAGtttatgtaaacacacctaatgacttctcgtcgttaCATgtctgaaaagttgttaagcacgacgtaaaaccaaacgcatacatacataaacatatggGTGAGACAACACCACGTATTTTGTAccactgtagtcttttatattttagttttttttgcATAAACCAACAATTCGTCAatgcacaaagccatttttgtcTTATGCCAAAATTTTAGTACTCCTTACGATACTTAGTTTTTGTTAGTGGAAGTATAATTTTGGGGCACTGTTGTCTTAAGATGACATTGATACTGTGGTCAAAATGTTAATTCTTAAGGCCCAgcagctcagttggttagcgcgctagcgcagcgtaatgacccaggagtctctcaccaatgcggtcgctgtgagttcaagtccagctcatgctggcttcctctccgaccgtacgtggaaaggtcttgcagcagcctgcggaaggtcgtgggtttcccccgggctctgcccggtttccaccctttacaatgctggccgccgttgtataagtgaaatattcttgagtaaagcgtaaaacaccagtcaaataaataaataaataaataataaataaataaataaataaggcccAGCAATAAGCTctgaaatctttttttcaaattttagtcTTCAGTTATAAATGGCTTTGGAGATTTTACTCCTGGAGCCCattctacaaagccatttctgatttaCCTCTGAATTGAAAACTTCGTCACAAGGTTTAGGTTTTGATATTGGGTGTTGAAATTTGGTGCATTTATctcatgataatatttatgaggtGATGAATGTATAGGACCCCAAAAAAGGCTTTGAAattgtgtttcaaattttgactaaattcagaaatggttttgtgaaatTGACCCCTGGTCCCTTTTCATTGCTTTCCTGTGATTGTTTACTGCATATGATAAAAGCCCAGCAATCCTAGGTCACTGACGTCTAGTACTGTGCGAGTGATATCACAGAACATGGCATACAGTTTGCTCCTATTTGCTCTTCTAGAATAAATCCCTAACTGAGATAAGTTGACAACAGGCCGGATTTCACAGGCTGCACGTGAGCATTTACCAACTATCCAACTGTCGTCACTGCTATATTTTTATTCTCCATGCTTGCATAACGATCATTGACCGATATTTGTTGTTGCCCACAGTCACTGTTATGCGCTAGTGTAAATGGCACATTGTCCCGTCAGTCATCGGTTCGCTTAATCATCAGGGGTTAAACTGATGTAAGCTATCGTATCACCTCCACTCACTGACATTGTCATTTTGATGTGCCAGTATTACCACACAATTTGCCAGAACTGTGCTTAACATGTGCGTGATGTTCAATTTGATTACAAACAGATTATTTAAATGGAATAAACATAATGAAAGCCATATTTGTCTTCGATATTTCATTGACAACTTttaactgtttctctttgcatgattctgttcTAGTTTCATACTTTTCTTAGTTCCTcagtagtttgtgttaaacgtagTTTCGATTATTGGCCTTGTTATTATTGACTCGGAGCCACTATTTTGGCTGGCggttggtatacatgtacgaatgttacaacgcatacatacatacatacaaatcaagactagaaacaaaacagaaaacagtcaTTGACTGAAGCACGGTAGGCCTACTATAAATAACGTTTGCTACCCAAGAGTTATCGTTAAGAGTTGGGTCTGCATCTAAGTGTGTTAAAAGCTAGGTTAATGAAGATATTTTAGTGCACTACATAAACACATCAGAACTACCTTTAGACTGCCAAGTGAACTTGTAGAATggtgaactgtttttttttttttttgcacagcaCAAAAGTACACGGCTATGTTAGAGTTACAGGGCTGGAAACACTTCAGCTACGCATGCTTAAACATTCTCTCGAACTGAGGCAGTTAGTTTACGCCCTGGTTAACGTTGTATAGAGAGCTCGATATCTTAACGCTCTGCACTTCAGGTCGGGTCTAACTGGCATATCTCTGATTACAATAAGCCTTGTACAAGGCAAAGCAAGTGAAGTATCTCATACCCCCATCATCATTGTCATTGCGATCATTGAAGACAAGATTGTCTGGTAaatctttttctttaaatttttgcCTATTTAAAGTCAGTGATTATGATTATGGTCTTTTTTTAAACGAATTTTTATCAATAAAACTTGTCTTTGGGAATTTGACATTGGAAATTGTTTTTACCGGGTGACTGCCTGACCTGTGATTTAGATACTTTGCCAAACAGACAATGTACATACCAACAGACTTCTTTTCAGAATAACGCAACAGTTAacttgtttattgatttatttgactggtgttttaccccgctcttaagaatatttcacttatacgacggcgcccagcattatggtgggaggcaaccgggcagaccatccacacgttgctgcaaggccttcccaTTTATGGCCGGAGACGAACTATATTCAGCTTAACAGATAGTTATTAACAATTATGTTATTATCAGCACACATGGAATACATATCAAAAACCTgtgttgtaaaatgttttgtctATGTTGTGCTTAATATTGAGTTCAAGTAAGAGCCATATCTGGAGTAAATTGACTAAATCAAACATATTTCTCAAGAACTTCCAAAACTTCCTAACAAAGCTGGTAGATGGCACAATGTTTAAGTGTTACCAGCGTCCAAGCTATGTGTTTAGAGAATTGTTAGGGGCGTGTAGTTTCTTAagatgtaagcatttacataaacaactGGAACAAACTCCTTCACAAGACAGTGTTTTCTaacagttacgtgtgaccatttgtcaattatcgcACTGTTCTggttgctctggtcttactgtCTTTGTTGTATATGtctttgtaatttatttatttatttatttatttgattgttcatGACCGCTATACATAGACTGTGTGATTGTGGCTTCTCTCGGattttccgcccaccataatgttggcaacAGTCGTCtaggggaaatattcttgaattcggcGAAAagctcaaatcaaataaataaataaatagatcaacgTCATACAAAAACCTTTTTGCTTCAAACCACCATATTTATATTTGGGTATTGTAAAATATCCACCCTAGGAACACGTTACTCAACCCGAACGCGTCTTGGCGAAAGTGTTGTGATATGAAATGCACTTAATTTAAGAGTGAAGATGGCTTGATTGTCAGTTTACCCATAACCTGTTGTCAAGGGAGCCCACAATCTAGCTTCTGAACATTCACGCATCTAGGAGAATGCTTCCAGAAGGATGAGAGACACAAGGCGGTCAAACCCCCTTGGCTTTACCGGGTTTTCATAAGAAAATTATTTCCTAAAACATACTTAAAATGAAAGAGATTTTTTCAATGTTTCGAAAATTGTCGCTTCCACGATAATGCAGTTTGAGatgaatagttttttttttaccaaaaccAAAGCTTGCATCAATCACTAGATAGAAGCTTGTGCGTCGTATTAAACGGCGAATGCAGAAGTTTCTCCATTAGTTACTTTAAGTGCGTGGTACTTTTGTCAGGAATGATACAGCCATTGCCACGAATGACGCATGATAAATACTCAGGAAGTTTTTTTTGACTTATACGATCATGGTGAGAGAGAAACTAAAGCAGCCGGTGTAAACgattgacctttggcaagttgtgatttacagatatacacaccatattggttaTGTTGTCAACGAATGTTAAAACTAGGCATGCAACTCAACTCAGCTTGATCGTTGCCTCGGATCGTAAGCTCACGTTTCggcgagaaaaaaaaaactcaaactcAAGCGAGTCGTTATGTGTATGGCGGTTTAGTCCAAAGCCACATGGCCTTCAGCTGTACTTGGAACATTTTTTATCACAAGTTATgccagttgatttatttatttatttgattggtgttttacgccgtactcaagaatatttcacttgtacgacggcgcccatcgttatggtgggaagaaacctggcggag
This DNA window, taken from Liolophura sinensis isolate JHLJ2023 chromosome 11, CUHK_Ljap_v2, whole genome shotgun sequence, encodes the following:
- the LOC135477750 gene encoding sodium-dependent glucose transporter 1A-like — translated: MTTKIDGSENWTPSTEDVTHKEKKLSWATCRHDKQFRSKLKHTLFYLASFNAVGCVIGLLGPTFLDLQIISNTNVEQAARVFTSQSAGHMAGTLASGFLYDRLNRDLLLVVALVLCSLSTISIPWCSIFIAMIAAFAMRGLALGLIDTGSNSGTVQIWGKDSGPYMQALHFSFAVGAMLSPLLATPFLSVMSPVGNHSDVTSFLEGNISRGVNVSFSRNDVDPAQVYMYDVYQNESGPTDRLLNSDIRPTSTRVHYAYLIVGLWILTTSLPFFIRVCTKRQLRISKKRDETQHQRSTMKIPVKMCALALLGSFLFLYAGSFDCFSGFLMTFAVKQLDWTKPSGLLLTSAYWAAFAVSRGLAVLIARFLGPDKMIFGNYITLIGALVGIMFASMHSSTAMWICTVFVGLAMSSTFPAAFTWTERELFRVSGKLSAFLILSASTGTMVLPVLLGYLFQEHSKFWYLYLVLGSAIACTCIFAILVALAKCQKSQLSGRGGADFVEQEVFKKETLLRSVER